The following coding sequences lie in one Musa acuminata AAA Group cultivar baxijiao chromosome BXJ1-8, Cavendish_Baxijiao_AAA, whole genome shotgun sequence genomic window:
- the LOC103996010 gene encoding protein JINGUBANG-like, with amino-acid sequence MHPCIPFSFCSTAEHDTTTPQPRPLRLAVSTASSSSSYDAPAAVVFDDAASIVTLPSLPSLQSSVPISGYLNTTPPSAFHFCLASLKPLRPTSSAAALAVSAAASLLYSASDSEITVFDLVTVRQVETFDAVPSAGSVKSVALSSAGKLFTAHQDGRIRVWCRSERSGRHRLNATLPTAVDRLLRFPLPGNYVAVRRHKKLLWIEHADAVSAVSARGDLLYSVSWDKTLKVWRAAGDLRCLESVPAHEDAVNAVAVAVAGDGTVYTGSADGKIRVWARSPPEEGRGRRRRHTQHGLVATLERHRSAVNALALSGDGAVLYSGACDRSILVWEREESADHMAVAGALRGHGKAILCLACVGDVLFSGSSDRTVRIWRKEGEGKGYNCLGVMEGHATGVRSLVAVTVPMPAPAELHPEPEEEYRVCSGSLDGEVRVWRVRIPITQRSDSK; translated from the coding sequence ATGCATCCTTGCATCCCATTCTCCTTCTGCTCCACGGCGGAGCACGACACTACGACACCGCAGCCCCGACCCCTCCGCCTCGCCGtctccaccgcctcctcctcctcctcatatgACGCCCCCGCTGCCGTCGTATTTGACGATGCCGCCTCCATCGTCACCCTCCCCTCTCTCCCCTCCCTCCAATCCAGCGTCCCCATCTCCGGTTACCTCAATACGACGCCCCCTTCGGCCTTCCACTTCTGCCTCGCTTCTTTGAAGCCACTTCGCCCCACCTCCTCCGCAGCGGCGCTCGCCGTCTCGGCCGCCGCCTCCCTCCTCTACTCTGCCTCGGATTCGGAGATCACGGTCTTCGATCTGGTCACCGTCCGCCAGGTCGAGACCTTCGACGCCGTGCCGTCCGCCGGTTCTGTCAAGTCCGTCGCCTTGTCCTCGGCGGGCAAGCTCTTCACGGCCCACCAGGACGGCCGCATCCGCGTGTGGTGCCGGTCGGAACGCTCCGGAAGGCACCGCCTCAACGCCACACTACCCACCGCCGTCGACCGCCTCCTCCGCTTTCCCCTCCCGGGCAACTACGTAGCCGTCCGCCGCCACAAGAAGCTCCTGTGGATCGAGCACGCCGACGCCGTCTCCGCCGTCTCCGCCCGCGGCGACCTGCTCTACTCCGTGTCGTGGGACAAGACTCTCAAGGTCTGGCGCGCCGCAGGCGACCTACGCTGCCTGGAGTCCGTCCCGGCCCACGAGGACGCGGTGAACGCCGTGGCCGTGGCCGTGGCCGGTGACGGCACGGTGTACACGGGGTCGGCAGATGGGAAGATCCGAGTATGGGCCCGCTCCCCACCGGAGGAGGGGCGGGGCCGGAGGCGGCGGCACACCCAGCACGGACTGGTGGCGACGCTGGAGCGGCACCGGTCGGCGGTGAACGCGCTGGCTCTGAGCGGCGACGGGGCGGTCCTGTACTCGGGAGCTTGCGACCGCTCGATCCTGGTGTGGGAGCGGGAGGAGTCGGCGGACCACATGGCTGTGGCCGGGGCGCTGCGTGGGCACGGGAAGGCCATCCTGTGCCTGGCGTGCGTCGGGGACGTGCTCTTCAGCGGCAGCAGCGATCGGACGGTCAGGATCTGGCGGAAGGAAGGCGAAGGCAAGGGTTACAATTGCCTGGGCGTGATGGAGGGGCACGCGACCGGTGTGAGGTCGCTCGTCGCGGTTACGGTTCCGATGCCGGCGCCCGCCGAGCTCCATCCCGAGCCCGAGGAGGAGTATCGGGTCTGCAGTGGGAGTTTGGACGGGGAGGTGAGGGTTTGGCGGGTTCGGATTCCCATTACTCAACGATCCGATTCAAAATAA